The Streptomyces sp. NBC_00483 genome contains the following window.
GACGCGCAGCCCCGCATCGACCCGGACTACCTGGCCCACGACGAGGACGTGCGCACGATCGTCGCCGGTGTGCGCCGAGCCGAGGAGCTGCTCGCCCAGAGCGCCCTGGCCGCGCACCACACCGGGCCGATGGGCGGCTACCCCGGCGTCGTCGACGACGAGGAGCTCACCCGCTCGGTCCGCGCCACCGCCGAGACCCTCTACCACCCGGTCGGCACCTGCCGGATGGGCTCCGACGAGGGCTCGGTCACCGACCCCCGCCTGCGTGTGCGCGGCACCGAGGGCCTGCGCGTCGTGGACGCCTCCGTGATGCCGCGCATCACCCGCGGACACACGCACGCGCCCACGGTCGCCCTCGCGGAACGGGCGGCGGACCTGATCCGCGAGGACGCCACGAAGTAGCGCTGTTCTTCAGGGGAGTTGCGAACTCACGCCAGGGGAGCTACGACCCCACACTCACCGTGAACCGGCGCGGATTGCCGTCGTGCGCCGCGCCGGACACGTCCGGCTGTCCCTCGGCCTGCACGTCGTCGTACGGGAAGGCGTAGCCGATGGGCGAGTTGGCATGCACGATGCGCGACCAGTGGTTGGTCGTGGCGTCCTGGTAGTAGTCCGCGGACGTGAGGCCGTTGGGCTGCTCGGCGTGCGTGAGCATGACGCTGCGGTTGAACCCGGCGGCGAGGCGGGACAGGATGCCCTTCTTGTCGTCGGAGTCGTCCGGGTTGTTGGCGAACGGCCCGTGGTTGCAGGTGAAGATGTCCTTCGAGGCGGGCTTGGTGAAGGTGTGGCCGCCGTTGAAGGTGAGGGTGTCGCCGCTGACCCGGCCCGTGAAGACGCCGCGCCCGCCCTGGAGGTCGATCTTCAGGTCGGTCGAGGCGTACTTCTCCCACACCTTGTCGATGTAGGCGCCCCACACGTCGCGGAACGGCATCTCGTCGGGCTTGTCGAAGTACGGCGCCATGAGGTTCTGCGGCGATATCACGCGCAGCACCTTGCCGTCCTCGCCCTTGATGGCGAGCTTGTCCCAGGGCTGCCCGTCCTTGGCGGCCTGCGCGGCGAGATCCGAGGCGATCTTGTCGATGGCGCCGTCGGGGAACGGGGCGACGGTGTGCGTGGCGTCGCCCTCCAGCTTGATCCCGATGGGCAGGGCCGTGATCAGGTCGACGTAGCTGATGTTGGAGTACAACTGCTCGGAGTTGAAGGTGAACTCGGCGAACGCCCAGGTCTTGCCGTAGTTCGCGTCCTCCTTCGTGGCAAAGGCAGGCTCGACCAGGGAGGGGCCCGGGTTGAGGAAGAACTCGAGCTTGTCGTCGCGGACGAAGTAGACGCGGGCGCCGTACATCTGAGGCAGCGTCACGACCTTCGGGGCGGACCCGGCGGCGCCGAGCGGGATGGCGCAGTCGACGGGCAGCGGGGTCTGCGGGGCGCTCGGCGACTCGGGGTGGTAGACGCTGCCGTCGGCGCGCAGCAGCACCCAGTTGCCGGTGCCGTTCTCGTGGCCGGTGACGTACGCGTGCACCGTTCCGCTCAACGACTTGTTCTCCAGGGCCAGTTCACAAGTGGCGGGTGCGGCGCCCGCGGTCCAGGAGGGAAGGGTGAGTGCTGCGGCCGTCGTGGCGAGACCCGCTCCGGCGCTGGCGAGAAATATTCTGCGCGAGATCACGATGGACACTCCTCGAATGTGGGGGGTGTGTGGGGGAGCCCTACTGTGGCGAGAGGGGACGGAGGCGTCAAGAGTTCGCGCAGGGAGCGCTCCCATGATTTGTTTGTGTTCAACCGTTGAAGGCGGAGCGTTCGGTTCCTCTGGTCTGAACCAGCCCAGGTCAGCGTGGTGCGAGGGCGGTTGTCAGTGCCCGGTGGAAGACTCGGCAGTCCGGAAAAGAAACCCTCGACGAGGAGGGCAAGACCCATGATCACTACCGAGTTCGTGGACGGCGCGCCGAACTGGCTGGACCTCAGTACCCCCGACATGGACGGCGCGATCTCCTTTTACGGCGGCCTCTTCGGCTGGACCTTCCTGTCGGCAGGCCCCGAGGCCGGCGGATACGGAATGTTCCAGCTCGAAGGCAGGACGGTGAGTGGCGCCATGACCGTCACCGCGGAGCAGGGCGAGCCCGGCTGGACCGTGTACTTCCAGAGTTCGGACGCGGACGCCACGGCGAAGGCGGTCGAGCAGGCCGGCGGCAGCGCCCTGCTCCAGCCGATGGACGTCTTCGACCTGGGCCGCATGGCCGTCTTCAACGACCCGGCGGGCGCCCCCTTCGGTATCTGGCAGCCGGGGAAGAACAAGGGTCTCGAGTACACCAGGGACGACGGTGGGCTGAACTGGGTGGAGTTGTACGCCCCCGATGTGGCCGCCGCGAAGCAGTTCTACGGCTCGGTCTTCAACTGGGGCGCGTTCGACGTCGAGTTCCCCGGCGGGAGCTACACGACGATCAACCCGCAGGGCACGGACGAGAACGCGATGTTCGGCGGCCTCGCCAAGCTGGACAGCGACCCCTCGGAGGCCGCGGCGGGCCCGCACTGGGCGACGTACATCCACGTCCCGGACGTGGACGCGACGGCGGACCGGACGCAGGAGCTGGGTGGCACGGTGCGCTCCGAGCCGGTCAGTATCGCCGGCGTCGGGCGGATCGCGAAGCTGACGGATCCGTTCGGCGCGACGTTCGCGGTGCTCAAGGGGGACCCCGAGCAGAAGTGACCGTCCGGGCATCCGAAGCGCCCACGGTGCCCGATTGCCGCCCGTTGAACGAGCGTTGATCAAACGTTTTTCGGCGGGCGGCAGACTGGCCGCCATGTACGCGAACACGACCCTTACGCCTGCCGGCCCCACCTGGCAGGACCAGGCGCTGTGCGCCCAGACCGGTGCCGAATTCTTCTTCCCCGAACCGGGCAGCTCCGTCCGCGAGGCCAAGACGATCTGCGGCCTGTGCCCGATCCGGCAGAGCTGCCTCGAGTACGCCCTCACCCACGACGAGCGGTTCGGGGTGTGGGGCGGACTCTCGGAGAAGGAGCGACAGCGGCTCAGGCGCGGCTGACGCTACCGGGCGCGATGCGGGCGCCCCGGACCGGGGCACCCGGGCGGGGAGCGGTCAGGCGCCGGCCGCCCGCGCCGCCATCCGTGCCTTGCGGGCCGCCAGCTTCTCGTCGAACTTCGAGGCCTCGGTGTCCAGACCGTTCATGAACAGGCCCAGCTCCTCCTGCGCCTTGATGCCCTCGGGGCCGAGACCGTCGATCTCCATGACCTTCAGGAAGCGCAGCACGGGCTGGATCACGTCGTCGTGGTGGATGCGCATGTTGTAGACCTCGCCGATGGCCATCTGCGCCGCCGCGCGCTCGAAGCCGGGGATGCCGTGGCCCGGCATCCGGAAGTTCACGACGACGTCGCGCACGGCCTGCATGGTGAGGTCGGGCGCGATCTCGAACGCGGCCTTGAGCAGGTTCCGGTAGAAGACCATGTGCAGGTTCTCGTCCGTGGCGATGCGGGCGAGCATGCGGTCGCAGACCGGGTCGCCGGACTGGTGGCCGGTGTTGCGGTGCGAGACGCGGGTGGCCAGCTCCTGGAAGGAGACGTACGCGACCGAGTGCAGCATCGAGTGGCTGTTGTCCGACTGGTAGCCCTCGCTCATGTGCGACATCCGGAAGGATTCCAGCTGGTCCGGGTCAACGGCGCGCGAGGCGAGCAGGTAGTCGCGCATCACGATGCCGTGCCGGCCCTCCTCGGCCGTCCAGCGGTGCACCCACGTGCCCCACGCGCCGTCGCGGCCGAACAGCGAGGCGATCTCGTGGTGGTAGCTGGGGAGGTTGTCCTCGGTGAGCAGATTGACGATGAGGGCGACGCGGCCGACCTCGGTGACCTTGGACTGGTCCTTGGACCAGGCCTCGCCGTCCTCGAAGAACTCGGGGAAGTTGCGGGCGTCGGACCACGGCACGTAGTCGTGCGGCATCCAGTCCTTGGCGACCTTGAGGTGCCGGTTGAGCTCCTGCTCGACGACTTCTTCCAGCGCGTGGAGCAGGCGGGCGTCGGTCCATGTGGTCGACGAGCCGAGGCGGGGGGAGATGACGGTCACGGAGGCTCCTGGGGGACGGAGGTAATACGAGCGGAGATACCTACGGTGTCGTAGGTTACGTTGCCGTAGGTTAAGTGGCCCATAAAGACAGTGGTTACGTGTGGAGCTCTCGAAGGCGAACTGAGAGGCAGGTCACACAGCCTTCCAGCTTTTCGAACTCGGAAATGTCCACCAGAACCGGCTCGTATCCGAGGTCGGCGAGCCGCTCCGCCGACTTCGGCGCGCTCTCCGCCATGAGCAGCCGGTCCTCGCCGAGCAGCACCACATGCGCCCCGGACTCCTCGGGCACCGGCAGGAAGCGCGGGAACAGCGAGGCGTGCTCGACCAGCGGCGGATGGCCGATGACGGTGCCGTCGGGCAGCGCGGTCACCGCGGTCTTCAGGTGCAGCACCTTGGAGAGGGGAACGGCGACCACGCGCGCGCCGAGCGGCTCGAAGACGGCGCGCAACTGCTGGACACCCGCTGCGTTGGTGCGCCCGCCGCGCCCTACGTAGATCGTGTCACCGACCTTCAGTACGTCGCCGCCGTCCAGGGTGCCCGGCTCCCACACCCAGTTCACGGAGCAGCCGAGGCGCGCCACGGCCTCCTCGACCCCCGGTGTCTCCGGGCGCCGCGACTCGGCGCCGGAGCGGGTGATCAGTGCCACGTTCCGGAAGACCACCACCGCGTCCTCCACGAACACCGCGTCCGGGCACAGGTCGACCGGCTCCACGAGGAACGTCTCCCAGCCGTGCGCCTCAAGCGCGGCCACGTACCCCTTCCACTGTTCCTGCGCCTTCGCGGCGTCGACAGGGGTCCGCTCGATGTGGGTGACGAGCCCGTCCGCGATGCGCGGTCCCGGGCGGCGGACGAGGGCCTTCTTGCTGGGCACGGCGGACTCCATGGCGACGGGCGAGGGTGACGGTGCCCACATCATGCACAGGGCGACACGTGTCGCGGAATCCCCTGTCACGCGGCCGTCACTTCCCCCTCACCGGGCCTGTCCGCGCCCGCGACGGCCCGCCGCAGGTGCTCCGCCGTGAACGAGCCCTCCGCGTCGAGCAGTTGGGCGGGTGTGCCCTCGAAAAGCAGCTCCCCGCCGTGCCGGCCGCCTTCCGGGCCCAGATCGATGATCCAGTCCGCCCGCCGGATCACATCGAGGTTGTGCTCGACGACGACCACGGTGTTGCCCGTGTCGACGAGCCGGTCGAGCAGCGCCACGAGCCCGTCGACGTCCGCCATGTGCAGCCCGGTGGTCGGCTCGTCCAGGACGTACGTCGCCGCGGTGCGGTGCAGTTGCGTCGCCAGCTTGATGCGCTGGCGCTCGCCGCCGGAGAGGGTGCTCAGCGGCTGGCCGAGCGTGAGATAGGTGAGGCCGACGTCGTGCAGGGCTTGCAGGCGGCGGCGTACGCCCTTCTCGTCGAGGTCGGCGAAGTAGTCGAGGGCCTGCGCGGCCGTCATGTCGAGTACGTCCGCGACACTGCGGCCGCGCACGGTGAGGCCGAGCACCTCGTCCTTGAAGCGCCGCCCGCCGCACGCCTCGCACACGGTGGTCACCGGGTCCATGAACGCCAGATCGCTGTGGATCACGCCGCGCCCCTCGCAGTGCTCGCAGGCGCCGCCGGAGTTGAAGCTGAACAGGCCCGGCTCCGTACCCGTCTCGCGCGCGAACACCTTCCGTACGGTGTCCATGATCCCGAGATACGTCGCCGGGGTGGAGCGCCCGGAGATCCCGATCGACGACTGGTCGACGACCACGGCCTCCGGGTGCGCGGCGCAGAACGCCCCCGACACGAGGGAGCTCTTTCCGGACCCGGCGACCCCGGTGACGGCGGTGAGCACGCCGGTCGGCACCCGCACGGTGACGTCCTTGAGGTTGTGGACCCGGGCGCCCTCGACCCGTACGTGGCCGGTCGCCGCGCGCGGGTCCTCCTTCACCCCGCCCGTGCGGCGCAGACACCGGCCGGTGAGCGTGTCCGCGCGCCGCAGCGCGCCCGGCGTGCCCTCGAACACCACGCGCCCGCCGTCGGCGCCGCCCGCCGGGCCCATGTCGACGACGTGATCGGCGACGGCGATGACATCGGGGTCGTGCTCGACGACGAGCACGGTGTTCCCCTTGTCGCGCAGTCGCAGCAGCAGATCGTTGAGCCGTCCCACGTCGCGCGGGTGCAGGCCCACGCTCGGCTCGTCGAAGATGTACGTCATCCCGGTCAGGCTGGAGCCCAGGTGCCGCACGGTCTTCAGGCGCTGGCCCTCGCCGCCGGACAGCGTCGACGTCTCCCGGTCCAGGCTGAGATAGCCGAGGCCGATCGCCTCGATGCGCTCCAGCGCGGTGACGGCCGCCCCGGCGATCGGCCCGGCCACCGCGCCCTTGATACGGCGCAGCACCGGGATCAGCTCGCCGACCTCCATGCGCGTGCACTCGGCGATGCCGAGGCCCTCGACGCGGGTGGCGAGCGCGGCGGCGTTCAGGCGCGCCCCGTCGCAGACCGGGCAGGTGCCCTCGGTCAGAAACCGGCCGACCAGGTCGCGCGTGCGCCGGCTCAGCGTCGACAGGTCCCGGTTGAGGTACAGCCGCTCGAAGCGGTCGGCGAGCCCCTCGAAGTCGATGTCGCGGCGGCCGCCGGTATTGGCGACGTTCACGGTCCGCCCGTGCCCGCGCATCAGGAACTCCCGCTCGGCGGCGGTGAATTCGCGTACGGGCCTGCTGGTGTCGAGGTCGGTGGTGTTCGTGTACGTCTGCCCCTGCCAGGTGCCGACGGCGAACGGCGGGAACAGCACGGCGCCGCCCGCGAGGGACTTCGACGGGTCGAGGATGCGCTCGTAGTCGGGGCGCACGGTGCGGCCGAGCCCGTCGCACTCCGGGCACATCCCGCTCGGGTCGTTGAACGAGTACGCGGTCGCGCCGCCCGCGCTCGGCGTCCCGTGCCGCGAGAACAGCACGCGGATCACCGAGTACACGTCGGTCATCGTGCCGACCGTGGACCGGGAGTGCCCGCCGATCGCCTTCTGGTCGACGACGATCGCGGGCGTCAGCTCCTCGAGCGCGTCCGCGTGCGGCTTCTCGTACTTGGGCAGCCGGTTGCGGACGAACCAGGTGTACGTCTCGTTCAGCTGCCGCTGCGACTCCACGGCGATGGTGTCGAAGACGACGGACGACTTGCCCGAGCCCGACACCCCGGTGAAGACGGTGAGCCGCTCCTTGGGGATGCGCAGGGTGACGTCCTGGAGGTTGTTCTCGCGGGCGCCGACGATGTGCAGGTAGTTCATGCCGACGACGCTAGGTGGGATACCCGACACCTTTTGTCGGGTATCCCACCGTTTCTGCGTTACGAGGCCCGCACCTCCTCCAGCGTCGTGTCCCGCAGCGTCCCGTCCATCAGCAGCCACCGCGTCACACCGATCGACTCCAGGAACGGCAGATCGTGGCTGGCCACGATGAGCGCTCCCTCGTACGACTCCAGGGCCGACGTCAGCTGGCGCACGGATCCGATGTCCAGGTTGTTCGTCGGCTCGTCCAGCATCAGCAGCTGCGGCGCGGGCTCGGCGAGCATCAGCGCGGCGAGCGCCGCACGGAAGCGTTCGCCGCCCGACAGGGTCGCCGCCGGCTGGTCGGCCTTGGCCCCTTTGAACAGGAAGCGGGCGAGCCGCGCCCGGACCCGGTTGTTGGTGGCGTCCGGCGCGAACCGGGCCACGTTCCCGGCGACGCTCAGCTCCTCGTCGAGCACATCGAGTCGCTGCGGCAGGAACCGCAGCGGCACGTGCGCGAGGGTCTCGCCCGCGACCGGTTCGAGCTCGCCCGCGATGGTGCGCAGGAGTGTCGTCTTGCCCGCGCCGTTGCGCCCGACGAGCGCGATGCGTTCGGGACCGCGCAGCTCCCACTCGCCGTCCACCCGTGCCCCGTAAGGGAGTTGGAGCTCGCGCAGGGTGAGTACGGAGCGGCCCGGTGGTACGGCCGTGTACGGCAGGTCGACGCGGATCTCGTCGTCGTCGCGCACCGCCTCCACGGCCTCGTCGAGCCGCTCCTTCGCCTCGGCGAGCTTCTCCTCGTGCAGGATGCGGTGCTTGCCCGCGGAGACCTGGGCCGACCGTTTGCGCAGCTTCATCACCGCCCTCGGTTCGCGCTTGATGTCGTACATCTTCTGGCCGTACCGCTTGCGCCGTGCCAGCTTGACGTGGGCCTCGGTCAGTTCGTGCTTCTGCTTCTTCAGGTCCGACTCGGCGACCCGCACCATCCGCTCCGCCGCCTCCTGCTCGGCCGCGAGCACCTCCTCGTACGCGGAGAAGTTCCCGCCGTACCAGGCGACCTCGCCGTCGCGCAGATCGGCGATCTGGTCGACGCGGTCGAGGAGTTCACGGTCGTGGCTGACCACGATCATGACCCCGGACCAGGCCTCCACGGTGGCGTAAAGACGCTGCCTGGCGCGCAGGTCGAGGTTGTTGGTGGGCTCGTCGAGCAGCAGCACGTCCGGGCGGCGCAGGAGCAGCGCGGCGAGCCGCAGCAGCACGGACTCGCCGCCGGAGACCTCGCCGATCGTGCGGTCCAGGTCGATGTGGCCGAGACCGAGCTCGCCGAGCATGGCCTGTGCCCGCTCCTCGACGTCCCAGTCGTCGCCGACCGCGGTGAAGTGCTCCTCCCGTACGTCGCCGGCCTCGATGGCGTGCAGGGCGGCGCGGGTGCCGGCGATGCCGAGCGCCTGGTCGACGCGGAGCGCCGTGTCGAGGGCGACGTTCTGCGGCAGGTAACCGACCTCGCCGGACACCCGCACGGTGCCTTCGACCGGGGTCAGCTCACCGGCGATCAGCTTCAACAGGGTTGATTTCCCCGACCCGTTGAGTCCGATGAGTCCGGTGCGGCCGGGGCCGAAGGCGACCTGGAGGTCGTCGAAGACGCCGGTGCCGTCGGGCCAGGCGAAGTCGAGGGCGGTGCAGGCGACGGAGGCGGGAGCGGCGCCCGAAAAGCTGTGGGGATGTGACATGAGGTGGCCTCGCGGTTGCTCGGTGTGAACGGTGGGATGCAACGCGTTCGAGACACCGCGGGGGCGAGGGCCACAAAAAAGGCCTGTTCCGGCGGGGAGGACGGCTCGGGATACCGAGGTCGCACACGCACGACGACATGACGCGACTGCGTCACTTGCGCGGTGTCTCAGGACCTCAGTGGAGCAACGTCCTTCTCCTATCGACGGCAACAGAACCGTCAACCACGATAGGAGCCCCTCCAGGGGACGTCAAAGGATTTGATTCAGCAGGCGTCCCGCAGCAGCTCCTCCAGGTCGGCGTCCACGTCCACGTGCGACGCCTCCTCGCCGACCGGCACCAGCTCCGTCGTCTCCGCCAGGAAGCGGCGCAGCTCTCCGGTGCGGATGTGCACGATCGCCGTCCCCTCCGTCGCGTGGAACTCCAGGACCGTGCGGTCGTACCCGTACGGCTTCACCCGCACGTCGCCCGCGCCCGCCGGGCTGCTCACCCCACTGGCGAGCAGCTCACGGGCGAAGGTCCAGCTCACGGCGACGCCTTCGAGTGTGGCCGGGGCCGGGAAGGACATGCGCACGGCGAACGGGTCGCGCACGTCGTAACGCAGAGTCGCCGGAATGTGCGCCATGCGCGGCGCGGCGGCGACGAGACGGGCCTCGACGGCTTGCTCGATGACGGACAACGCCTGCTCCCTTGTGACGGCTGGACGGTGGGACCACTGCACGGCCTCATATGAATAGACGGCGGAATGAGGGAATCCGTGCGCCTGAAGCCGGACGAAATTCGAGTGACCTCTGTCACCGGGTTCAACCGTGGTGCTGGTGTGACCATCGGCACCCTCTGGGGTGGGGGAGTGCTCGCCGAGCCGGGTGGCATGCGCCCGAACCCTTGTGGCTGTCATTGAAGTGTGCATGATCTACGACTATGGCCACCGCCAAGGAGGGCGCAGCGATCGGGCTGCGGGAGCTGCGCAAGTCGTTCGGCGAGGTGCGGGCCGTCGACGGCATCGAACTCGACGTCGCCGAGGGCGAGTTCTTCTCGCTGCTCGGGCCCTCCGGGTCCGGCAAGACGACCGTGCTGCGGCTCGTGGCCGGTTTCGAGGCCCCCTCCGGCGGCTCGATCCACCTCGCGGGCGAGGATGTGACCCGGCGCGCCCCCTTCGAGCGCGACGTCACCACCGTCTTCCAGGACTACGCCCTGTTCCCGCACATGAACGTCGAGCAGAACGTCGCCTACGGCCTGAAGGTGCGCGGCGTCCCGCGCCGGGAGCAGGCCGAGCGGGTCCGCGCCGCCCTCGCGTCCGTGCGGCTCGAGGACTTCGGCGGGCGCAGACCGGGACAGCTCTCCGGCGGCCAGCGTCAACGCGTCGCCCTGGCACGGGCGTTGGTGGTGCGCCCCCGCGTCCTGCTGCTCGACGAACCCCTCGGCGCGCTCGATCTCAAGCTGCGCGAACAGATGCAGATCGAGCTGAAGGAGCTCCAGCGCGAGGTCGGCATCACCTTCGTCCTCGTCACCCACGACCAGGCCGAGGCCCTCGCCCTCAGCGACCGCGTCGCCGTCATGAACGCGGGACGCGTCGAACAGGTCGGCACACCAAGGGAGTTGTACGAGGGCCCGGCCTCCGCCTTCGTCGCGTCCTTCGTCGGCACCTCCAACACGCTCACCGGATCCGCCGCCGAACTGCTCGTGGGGAAACCCGGGACGTTCGGCGTCAGACCCGAGAAGATCCGGGTCCTCGACGCCGGGGCCGAGCACGATCGCGCCGACCACAGCGAGGTGCGTGGCACCGTGACCGACGCCGTGTACCTGGGGGACAGCACCCGCGTCGTCGTCGACACCGACGCGGGCGTGCGCTTCGTCGTCGTACGCCAGAACACCGGAACCGCAGCCGACGCGGCCGACACGGCGGACGCTCCCGCGACGCCCGGCGCCCGCGTCCTGCTGCGCTGGCACCGGCGGCACAACGTCCCTCTGCACCAGCCAAGTTGAGTCACCCCGACGACCTGGGAGTGTTCACGTGCGCGCAACCCGGACCCTGATGGCCGCCACCGCGCTCGGCGGGCTGTTGCTCGCCACCGCCTGTGGCTCCTCCGACGACGGCGGCGGTGGCAAGAGCGCGCCCGGCGGGCAGGGCTTCACCCCGCCGAAGATGTCCGCCCCGAAGTCCCTCGGCAAGACCGAGGGCAAGGTCAACCTGATCGCCTGGGCCGGCTACGCCGAGGACGGCTCCAACGACCCCGAGGTCGACTGGGTGCACCCCTTCGAGAAGCAGACGGGCTGTCAGGTCTCCACGAAGGTCGCCGGGACCTCCGACGAGATGGTCAACCTGATGAAGACGGGCCAGTACGACGCCGTCTCCGCGTCCGGCGACGCCTCGCTGCGCCTGATCGCGTCCGGTGACGCGGCCCCGGTCAACACCGAGCTCGTGCCCAACTACCGGGATGTGTTCCCGGGGTTGAAGATGCAGCCCTGGAACTCGGTGAAGAAGGTCGCGTACGGCATCCCGCACGGCCGCGGCGCCAACCTCCTCATGTACCGCACGGACAAGGTGAAGCCCGCGCCGGACTCCTGGAAGGCCGTCTTCGACGACGCCGGGCAGCACAAGGGCCGCGTCACCGCGTACGACTCGCCGATCTACATCGCCGACGCCGCCCTGTACCTGATGAAGACCCGGCCGGACCTCGGCATCAAGGACCCGTATGCGCTCGACCAGAAGCAGTTCGACGCGGCGGTGGCCCTGCTGAA
Protein-coding sequences here:
- a CDS encoding ABC transporter substrate-binding protein, with the protein product MRATRTLMAATALGGLLLATACGSSDDGGGGKSAPGGQGFTPPKMSAPKSLGKTEGKVNLIAWAGYAEDGSNDPEVDWVHPFEKQTGCQVSTKVAGTSDEMVNLMKTGQYDAVSASGDASLRLIASGDAAPVNTELVPNYRDVFPGLKMQPWNSVKKVAYGIPHGRGANLLMYRTDKVKPAPDSWKAVFDDAGQHKGRVTAYDSPIYIADAALYLMKTRPDLGIKDPYALDQKQFDAAVALLKKQNANIGEYWSDYLKEVSAFKSGDSVVGTSWQVILNTAQGEKAPVKAVLPKEGSTGWSDTWMVSAKAEHPNCAYKWLDWIVSPKVNAQVAEYFGEAPANAKACEETSDPKHCATYHADDAAYWKKVHFWTTPIPQCLDGRTDTKCVPYAKWVQAWTEIKG
- a CDS encoding acyl-ACP desaturase; its protein translation is MTVISPRLGSSTTWTDARLLHALEEVVEQELNRHLKVAKDWMPHDYVPWSDARNFPEFFEDGEAWSKDQSKVTEVGRVALIVNLLTEDNLPSYHHEIASLFGRDGAWGTWVHRWTAEEGRHGIVMRDYLLASRAVDPDQLESFRMSHMSEGYQSDNSHSMLHSVAYVSFQELATRVSHRNTGHQSGDPVCDRMLARIATDENLHMVFYRNLLKAAFEIAPDLTMQAVRDVVVNFRMPGHGIPGFERAAAQMAIGEVYNMRIHHDDVIQPVLRFLKVMEIDGLGPEGIKAQEELGLFMNGLDTEASKFDEKLAARKARMAARAAGA
- a CDS encoding WhiB family transcriptional regulator, whose translation is MYANTTLTPAGPTWQDQALCAQTGAEFFFPEPGSSVREAKTICGLCPIRQSCLEYALTHDERFGVWGGLSEKERQRLRRG
- the ddaH gene encoding dimethylargininase, which encodes MPSKKALVRRPGPRIADGLVTHIERTPVDAAKAQEQWKGYVAALEAHGWETFLVEPVDLCPDAVFVEDAVVVFRNVALITRSGAESRRPETPGVEEAVARLGCSVNWVWEPGTLDGGDVLKVGDTIYVGRGGRTNAAGVQQLRAVFEPLGARVVAVPLSKVLHLKTAVTALPDGTVIGHPPLVEHASLFPRFLPVPEESGAHVVLLGEDRLLMAESAPKSAERLADLGYEPVLVDISEFEKLEGCVTCLSVRLRELHT
- a CDS encoding VOC family protein, which encodes MITTEFVDGAPNWLDLSTPDMDGAISFYGGLFGWTFLSAGPEAGGYGMFQLEGRTVSGAMTVTAEQGEPGWTVYFQSSDADATAKAVEQAGGSALLQPMDVFDLGRMAVFNDPAGAPFGIWQPGKNKGLEYTRDDGGLNWVELYAPDVAAAKQFYGSVFNWGAFDVEFPGGSYTTINPQGTDENAMFGGLAKLDSDPSEAAAGPHWATYIHVPDVDATADRTQELGGTVRSEPVSIAGVGRIAKLTDPFGATFAVLKGDPEQK
- a CDS encoding SsgA family sporulation/cell division regulator — its product is MAHIPATLRYDVRDPFAVRMSFPAPATLEGVAVSWTFARELLASGVSSPAGAGDVRVKPYGYDRTVLEFHATEGTAIVHIRTGELRRFLAETTELVPVGEEASHVDVDADLEELLRDAC
- a CDS encoding ABC transporter ATP-binding protein, giving the protein MATAKEGAAIGLRELRKSFGEVRAVDGIELDVAEGEFFSLLGPSGSGKTTVLRLVAGFEAPSGGSIHLAGEDVTRRAPFERDVTTVFQDYALFPHMNVEQNVAYGLKVRGVPRREQAERVRAALASVRLEDFGGRRPGQLSGGQRQRVALARALVVRPRVLLLDEPLGALDLKLREQMQIELKELQREVGITFVLVTHDQAEALALSDRVAVMNAGRVEQVGTPRELYEGPASAFVASFVGTSNTLTGSAAELLVGKPGTFGVRPEKIRVLDAGAEHDRADHSEVRGTVTDAVYLGDSTRVVVDTDAGVRFVVVRQNTGTAADAADTADAPATPGARVLLRWHRRHNVPLHQPS
- a CDS encoding glycoside hydrolase family 64 protein; this translates as MISRRIFLASAGAGLATTAAALTLPSWTAGAAPATCELALENKSLSGTVHAYVTGHENGTGNWVLLRADGSVYHPESPSAPQTPLPVDCAIPLGAAGSAPKVVTLPQMYGARVYFVRDDKLEFFLNPGPSLVEPAFATKEDANYGKTWAFAEFTFNSEQLYSNISYVDLITALPIGIKLEGDATHTVAPFPDGAIDKIASDLAAQAAKDGQPWDKLAIKGEDGKVLRVISPQNLMAPYFDKPDEMPFRDVWGAYIDKVWEKYASTDLKIDLQGGRGVFTGRVSGDTLTFNGGHTFTKPASKDIFTCNHGPFANNPDDSDDKKGILSRLAAGFNRSVMLTHAEQPNGLTSADYYQDATTNHWSRIVHANSPIGYAFPYDDVQAEGQPDVSGAAHDGNPRRFTVSVGS
- a CDS encoding ABC-F family ATP-binding cassette domain-containing protein, with the translated sequence MSHPHSFSGAAPASVACTALDFAWPDGTGVFDDLQVAFGPGRTGLIGLNGSGKSTLLKLIAGELTPVEGTVRVSGEVGYLPQNVALDTALRVDQALGIAGTRAALHAIEAGDVREEHFTAVGDDWDVEERAQAMLGELGLGHIDLDRTIGEVSGGESVLLRLAALLLRRPDVLLLDEPTNNLDLRARQRLYATVEAWSGVMIVVSHDRELLDRVDQIADLRDGEVAWYGGNFSAYEEVLAAEQEAAERMVRVAESDLKKQKHELTEAHVKLARRKRYGQKMYDIKREPRAVMKLRKRSAQVSAGKHRILHEEKLAEAKERLDEAVEAVRDDDEIRVDLPYTAVPPGRSVLTLRELQLPYGARVDGEWELRGPERIALVGRNGAGKTTLLRTIAGELEPVAGETLAHVPLRFLPQRLDVLDEELSVAGNVARFAPDATNNRVRARLARFLFKGAKADQPAATLSGGERFRAALAALMLAEPAPQLLMLDEPTNNLDIGSVRQLTSALESYEGALIVASHDLPFLESIGVTRWLLMDGTLRDTTLEEVRAS
- a CDS encoding excinuclease ABC subunit UvrA; translation: MNYLHIVGARENNLQDVTLRIPKERLTVFTGVSGSGKSSVVFDTIAVESQRQLNETYTWFVRNRLPKYEKPHADALEELTPAIVVDQKAIGGHSRSTVGTMTDVYSVIRVLFSRHGTPSAGGATAYSFNDPSGMCPECDGLGRTVRPDYERILDPSKSLAGGAVLFPPFAVGTWQGQTYTNTTDLDTSRPVREFTAAEREFLMRGHGRTVNVANTGGRRDIDFEGLADRFERLYLNRDLSTLSRRTRDLVGRFLTEGTCPVCDGARLNAAALATRVEGLGIAECTRMEVGELIPVLRRIKGAVAGPIAGAAVTALERIEAIGLGYLSLDRETSTLSGGEGQRLKTVRHLGSSLTGMTYIFDEPSVGLHPRDVGRLNDLLLRLRDKGNTVLVVEHDPDVIAVADHVVDMGPAGGADGGRVVFEGTPGALRRADTLTGRCLRRTGGVKEDPRAATGHVRVEGARVHNLKDVTVRVPTGVLTAVTGVAGSGKSSLVSGAFCAAHPEAVVVDQSSIGISGRSTPATYLGIMDTVRKVFARETGTEPGLFSFNSGGACEHCEGRGVIHSDLAFMDPVTTVCEACGGRRFKDEVLGLTVRGRSVADVLDMTAAQALDYFADLDEKGVRRRLQALHDVGLTYLTLGQPLSTLSGGERQRIKLATQLHRTAATYVLDEPTTGLHMADVDGLVALLDRLVDTGNTVVVVEHNLDVIRRADWIIDLGPEGGRHGGELLFEGTPAQLLDAEGSFTAEHLRRAVAGADRPGEGEVTAA